A stretch of the Methylacidiphilum caldifontis genome encodes the following:
- the odhB gene encoding 2-oxoglutarate dehydrogenase complex dihydrolipoyllysine-residue succinyltransferase produces the protein MAIDIKMPSVGESIESGIVGKWIKKEGQKVQPGEALCEIETEKITTEVYAEQEGILHILVEEGKEVKVGQVIAQLEEVVQKVAEEIQTQLPTEREEKKADLISEPTLEEPKETLELERKEEVIEKTPFKEPLKQPARMTREESLRHLTLEEEIKEEIKEKKEITAKPQAQKEVQPQAWELRGVRKPMSPLRMKIAQRLLEAHVGTAHLTTFNEVDMSTIIELRKNYGKRFEEKYGVKLGFMSFVVRAVVEALKKIPEVGARIEGQELVYPLTLDLGIAVSTERGLIVPVLRGAENLSFDEIERGILDLAQKARNGKISLEDIEGGVFTITNGGIFGSLLSTPIINPPQSGILGMHAIKERPVAVGGKVEIRPMMYLALTYDHRVIDGKEAISFLVLIKEFLEQPASILLGL, from the coding sequence ATGGCCATAGATATAAAAATGCCCTCTGTGGGAGAATCGATTGAATCAGGAATAGTGGGTAAATGGATCAAAAAAGAGGGTCAGAAGGTACAACCGGGTGAAGCTTTATGTGAAATTGAAACCGAAAAAATCACAACCGAGGTTTATGCTGAGCAAGAGGGAATATTGCACATCTTGGTCGAAGAAGGCAAAGAGGTTAAAGTGGGTCAAGTCATAGCTCAGCTTGAGGAAGTAGTTCAAAAAGTTGCTGAAGAAATACAAACGCAGCTTCCCACCGAAAGAGAAGAAAAGAAAGCCGATCTGATTTCTGAGCCTACTCTTGAAGAACCCAAGGAAACTTTGGAGCTGGAGAGAAAAGAAGAAGTTATTGAGAAAACTCCATTCAAGGAACCTTTAAAACAGCCGGCCAGGATGACCAGAGAAGAATCCTTGCGTCATTTGACTCTAGAAGAAGAAATCAAGGAAGAAATAAAAGAAAAAAAAGAGATCACTGCTAAACCTCAAGCTCAAAAAGAAGTTCAACCTCAGGCATGGGAACTCAGAGGAGTAAGAAAACCGATGAGTCCCCTCCGGATGAAGATTGCACAGCGATTGCTAGAAGCCCACGTGGGGACTGCTCATTTGACCACTTTTAATGAAGTGGATATGAGCACAATCATTGAACTCAGAAAAAATTATGGGAAACGATTCGAAGAAAAATATGGGGTTAAGCTCGGCTTCATGTCCTTTGTTGTTCGAGCAGTAGTTGAAGCTTTGAAAAAAATACCTGAAGTCGGTGCACGGATCGAGGGCCAGGAACTTGTTTATCCCTTAACTTTGGATTTGGGAATAGCCGTTTCTACTGAGCGTGGGCTTATCGTTCCTGTTCTTCGTGGGGCAGAAAACCTTAGTTTTGATGAAATTGAAAGGGGAATCCTCGATTTAGCTCAAAAAGCCAGGAATGGCAAAATTTCTCTGGAAGATATTGAAGGGGGAGTTTTTACGATAACCAATGGAGGAATATTCGGCTCTTTGCTTTCCACTCCTATTATTAATCCTCCTCAAAGCGGGATACTTGGAATGCATGCGATTAAAGAAAGACCAGTAGCCGTGGGTGGAAAAGTTGAAATTAGACCCATGATGTATCTGGCTCTGACTTATGATCATCGCGTCATTGATGGGAAAGAAGCGATAAGTTTCCTTGTACTTATCAAAGAATTTTTAGAACAACCCGCTTCTATTCTTCTTGGATTGTAA
- the lpdA gene encoding dihydrolipoyl dehydrogenase produces MDIFDVVVIGSGPGGYVAAIRAAQLGLKVGIVEKEKSLGGTCLNVGCIPSKALLSLSEYYHFARHKFADNGLIIEKLSFDIEKIMAKKDRIVSRLVRGVDFLMNKNGIEKFHGKASLADPQTVIVEEEKGGEIKIKAKNLILATGSRSATLPFLSSFDSQIVDSTIALSFKSVPESLAIIGAGAVGLELGSVWNRFGSKVYVIELLPRICPFMDWEVSKTLEAFLKKQGIEFFLETKLLSAKKEKNEVVLELISKLKTFSLSVEKVLVAVGRIPYSEGLNLEKIGINKTKKGFIEVNAYWQTNLEHIYAIGDLIEGPMLAHRAQQEGIAVAEIIAGLEPTPIDYSAIPSIIYTFPEAGGIGFTEEELQAVGRKYRVGQSRFVSNGRALAGDIAEGFVKILVDDLTDRIVGIHAVGPSVSELISMATILVAKKIMAKDFMQLPLAHPTLSEVFREATLSAYKQAIHS; encoded by the coding sequence ATGGATATATTTGATGTCGTTGTTATTGGATCAGGTCCTGGCGGATATGTTGCTGCCATTCGTGCTGCACAGCTAGGACTTAAAGTGGGCATTGTTGAAAAGGAAAAGAGCCTTGGAGGAACCTGTCTTAATGTCGGTTGTATTCCAAGCAAGGCACTTCTTTCTTTATCCGAATATTACCATTTTGCCCGGCATAAGTTTGCTGATAATGGGCTAATCATAGAAAAGCTGAGTTTTGATATCGAAAAAATTATGGCTAAAAAAGACCGCATTGTAAGCAGGCTTGTGCGCGGTGTCGATTTTCTGATGAATAAAAATGGGATCGAGAAGTTTCATGGTAAAGCTTCTCTTGCTGATCCACAAACTGTGATTGTGGAAGAAGAAAAGGGTGGAGAAATCAAAATAAAAGCCAAGAACCTTATTCTTGCCACTGGGAGCAGGTCAGCCACCCTTCCTTTTTTGTCTTCTTTTGATTCTCAAATCGTGGATAGCACGATAGCTTTGAGTTTTAAATCCGTTCCTGAAAGCTTGGCTATAATTGGCGCTGGAGCTGTCGGTTTAGAACTAGGCTCGGTGTGGAACAGGTTTGGATCCAAGGTTTATGTCATAGAACTTCTTCCCCGGATATGTCCGTTTATGGATTGGGAAGTTTCCAAGACTTTGGAAGCTTTTCTTAAGAAACAAGGCATTGAGTTTTTCCTTGAAACGAAGCTTTTGAGTGCAAAGAAAGAGAAAAATGAAGTAGTTCTTGAATTGATTTCGAAACTCAAAACTTTTTCCTTAAGTGTTGAAAAAGTTCTCGTTGCCGTGGGAAGGATCCCCTACAGCGAGGGGCTGAATTTGGAAAAAATAGGTATCAATAAAACCAAAAAAGGTTTTATCGAAGTTAATGCCTATTGGCAAACCAACCTTGAGCATATCTATGCAATTGGAGATCTCATAGAGGGCCCGATGCTTGCTCATAGAGCCCAGCAGGAAGGAATAGCCGTAGCCGAGATTATTGCTGGCCTAGAGCCAACTCCAATTGACTATTCAGCAATTCCTTCTATTATCTATACTTTTCCTGAGGCTGGAGGCATCGGTTTTACAGAAGAAGAACTGCAGGCTGTAGGCAGAAAGTATAGGGTAGGCCAATCGCGGTTTGTCTCCAATGGAAGGGCTTTGGCAGGAGATATTGCCGAAGGCTTTGTAAAGATTTTAGTCGATGATCTAACCGATAGAATTGTGGGGATACATGCGGTTGGACCTTCGGTTTCAGAACTTATATCCATGGCGACAATTCTTGTTGCAAAAAAAATAATGGCCAAGGATTTTATGCAGCTGCCTTTAGCCCATCCAACGCTTTCTGAAGTATTTCGAGAGGCAACTTTATCCGCTTACAAACAGGCGATTCACTCATAA
- the alr gene encoding alanine racemase, with amino-acid sequence MSKESYPLYPPLPHLRSWVDIDGRALRFNIRVARTRIPKKTKIIAVVKSEAYGHGLIPISKELVQSGIEILGINNIDEAIELRNAGIRTPLLILCPILAPDAPFIVAHDIGVVISSYHEALWLNEAAERQGKRAIVHLKIDTGMGRLGFMPFQFIQEMEKIKKLSSLSIAAICTHFSQADTDIEFTEKQWLEMLKFRSYFKGFPIHVANSAALWRKSVYACDYVRIGLALYGIAPMTFLRRFLKPVMSWKCRVVLIKDLPRGHPISYGASYKLKKPSRIAVLSVGYGDGYFRTLSNKAYVLIKGKRCPIRGAITMNLMMVDVTELPSCKVGDEAVLIGTQGKESITADELAKLSGTISYEIITNIHANVRRNYRHFLSRSNECSLYE; translated from the coding sequence ATGAGCAAGGAGTCGTATCCTCTTTACCCACCTCTTCCCCATCTTCGAAGCTGGGTAGACATAGATGGAAGGGCTCTACGGTTTAACATTCGAGTAGCCAGGACAAGAATTCCTAAAAAAACCAAAATTATTGCCGTTGTCAAATCCGAAGCCTACGGTCATGGTCTTATCCCCATCTCTAAAGAACTTGTACAATCAGGCATTGAAATTCTAGGTATAAATAATATTGATGAAGCGATAGAACTGCGTAACGCAGGCATAAGAACCCCTCTGTTGATTTTATGTCCAATTTTAGCCCCAGATGCTCCTTTCATTGTTGCCCATGACATAGGGGTAGTGATTTCTTCTTATCATGAAGCTTTGTGGCTAAATGAAGCTGCAGAACGCCAAGGGAAAAGGGCGATTGTCCATCTTAAAATCGATACCGGTATGGGAAGGTTAGGATTTATGCCCTTTCAATTCATCCAAGAGATGGAAAAAATAAAAAAACTTTCTTCTCTTTCTATTGCTGCCATTTGCACCCATTTTTCACAAGCCGATACAGATATCGAGTTTACAGAAAAACAGTGGTTGGAAATGCTTAAATTCCGATCTTATTTTAAAGGATTTCCTATTCATGTAGCCAACAGTGCTGCTTTATGGAGGAAAAGTGTATATGCTTGCGATTATGTCCGAATTGGCCTTGCCCTCTATGGAATAGCCCCGATGACCTTTCTCAGAAGATTTTTAAAACCCGTTATGTCATGGAAATGCAGGGTTGTTCTTATAAAGGATCTCCCTCGAGGCCATCCCATCAGTTATGGGGCAAGCTATAAACTTAAAAAACCCAGCAGAATAGCTGTGCTGTCTGTAGGCTATGGTGATGGCTATTTCAGGACTCTATCCAACAAAGCCTATGTCCTTATTAAAGGGAAACGTTGTCCAATAAGAGGTGCCATAACCATGAACCTTATGATGGTAGATGTCACCGAGCTTCCCTCTTGTAAAGTGGGTGACGAAGCGGTGTTAATCGGCACTCAGGGTAAAGAGAGTATTACGGCAGATGAATTAGCCAAGCTCTCCGGAACAATTTCTTATGAAATTATTACCAACATCCATGCTAATGTGCGCAGAAATTACCGTCATTTTCTCTCCCGATCAAACGAATGTTCCCTTTATGAGTGA
- a CDS encoding 2-oxoglutarate dehydrogenase E1 component gives MDKKSLSTAFRGVGSKRSSIGLENLSLLEDYYERWKKDPTSVSEDWNAFFEGFEFGYSESLKNGQMEFAKKSVVPVDLKKQRAVYELINAYRTLGHYIANLDPLGFNRYEFDELKLERFGLDQKDLDKEFDSGDLAGGGQKKLREILTILKESYCSTLAVEFMHMDSFIQRQWIAKRIEGGAFKKRFSKEHKKQILYDLLKAELFEAFLHTRYVGQKRFSLEGSCTFIPMMDAVIESCPNYGIERIVIGMAHRGRLNFVTNILQQDYKVIFDEFSENYVPEGVLGDGDVRYHLGFEAALKTRSGSIVTVGLAPNPSHLEAVNPVVEGKARAWERRLLDTEKRKKVLPVLVHGDASFMGQGVVQETLNLSRLEGYKTGGTLHIIINNQIGFTTVPQDGRSTHHCTAVALMLAVPIFHVNGDDPLAAVFAVLMALEYRQVFGQDVVVDLIGYRRYGHNEGDEPSFTQPLLYKAIAQHPNISDVFLDQLIKTGEMTREEANAYRKIFVAELNQKMEESKAWIKTEQPPTLRQRMSCPRIFDPVKTAVSLEELLYVGRSLVKEPPEFNLNPKVRRILAERKEMIEGKRPILLPFAETLAFGTLLYEGIPVRLSGQDSRRGTFSQRHAVLYDTKVAKKYIPLEHIHPNQAIFCIYNSPLSEYAVLGFDYGYSLDYPEALIIWEAQYGDFANGAQVIIDLYLVSAESKWGVTSNIVLLLPHGYEGQGPEHSSARVERFLQACAEDNMVVAHCTTPANYFHVLRRQVLRGFSKPLVLFTHKSLLRHPQCSSEITDFVQGSFEEVLPDPQVNQPAPKAILCCGKVYYDLVEFRKSIGKPDIPIIRIEQLYPLHEKKLKEIVLRYQPRSLVWCQEEPKNMGAWSYILPRLQEIFSLPISYAGREASASTATGTMAYHRIEQQKLLSDAFEE, from the coding sequence ATGGATAAAAAGTCTTTATCTACAGCTTTTCGTGGGGTTGGTTCTAAGAGAAGCTCAATTGGGTTGGAGAATCTTTCTTTGCTTGAAGATTATTATGAACGCTGGAAGAAAGATCCCACATCCGTATCTGAAGATTGGAATGCCTTTTTCGAAGGTTTTGAATTTGGCTATAGTGAATCATTGAAAAATGGGCAAATGGAGTTTGCCAAGAAGTCCGTTGTCCCTGTTGATCTTAAGAAGCAGCGTGCGGTTTATGAGCTCATCAATGCTTATCGAACTCTTGGTCATTATATAGCCAATCTGGATCCTTTGGGATTTAACCGTTATGAGTTTGATGAGTTGAAATTGGAGAGATTTGGTTTGGATCAAAAAGACCTTGATAAAGAATTTGACTCTGGGGATCTGGCAGGAGGGGGACAAAAAAAATTAAGAGAAATATTGACCATTCTCAAAGAATCCTATTGTTCGACTCTGGCTGTCGAGTTTATGCACATGGACTCCTTCATCCAGAGACAATGGATAGCTAAGCGGATTGAAGGGGGGGCATTTAAAAAGAGATTTTCAAAAGAGCATAAAAAACAGATTCTCTATGATTTACTGAAGGCTGAACTCTTTGAAGCCTTTTTACATACCCGATATGTAGGCCAGAAAAGATTTTCCTTGGAAGGGAGCTGTACTTTCATTCCCATGATGGATGCTGTCATTGAAAGCTGCCCAAATTATGGAATAGAACGCATTGTTATTGGCATGGCTCACAGAGGAAGGCTTAATTTTGTCACCAATATCCTTCAGCAGGATTACAAAGTTATCTTTGACGAGTTTTCCGAAAATTATGTTCCAGAAGGGGTATTAGGAGATGGAGATGTTCGTTACCATTTAGGCTTTGAGGCAGCTTTGAAAACTCGTTCCGGTTCAATTGTAACCGTAGGGCTAGCTCCAAATCCGAGTCATTTGGAGGCAGTGAATCCTGTTGTTGAAGGCAAAGCCAGAGCGTGGGAAAGAAGGCTACTCGATACTGAGAAAAGAAAAAAAGTTTTACCTGTTCTCGTCCATGGTGATGCTTCCTTTATGGGGCAGGGTGTGGTACAGGAAACATTGAATTTGTCCCGACTCGAAGGATACAAAACGGGAGGGACTCTCCATATTATTATCAATAACCAGATAGGTTTTACAACTGTTCCTCAGGATGGGAGATCGACTCATCATTGTACCGCAGTTGCCCTCATGTTGGCTGTTCCCATCTTCCATGTTAATGGAGATGATCCTTTGGCAGCCGTATTTGCTGTTTTGATGGCATTAGAATACAGACAAGTTTTTGGCCAAGATGTGGTCGTGGACCTTATTGGTTACAGAAGATATGGCCATAATGAGGGCGATGAACCGAGTTTTACCCAGCCCCTACTATACAAGGCGATTGCTCAGCATCCCAACATCAGCGATGTATTCCTGGATCAATTAATAAAGACAGGGGAGATGACAAGGGAAGAGGCAAATGCCTATCGCAAAATTTTTGTTGCTGAATTAAACCAAAAAATGGAGGAATCCAAAGCGTGGATTAAAACTGAACAGCCTCCTACACTCAGGCAAAGAATGTCTTGCCCACGGATATTTGACCCGGTCAAAACAGCCGTTTCTTTGGAAGAATTGCTCTATGTTGGCCGGTCCTTAGTGAAGGAGCCTCCTGAGTTCAATCTTAACCCTAAGGTCAGAAGAATACTTGCTGAAAGAAAAGAGATGATTGAGGGCAAACGGCCCATTCTTTTACCTTTTGCAGAAACGTTGGCTTTCGGCACACTTCTTTACGAAGGCATTCCGGTTAGACTATCAGGTCAAGATAGTAGACGGGGAACATTTAGTCAAAGGCATGCTGTACTCTACGATACAAAAGTGGCTAAAAAATATATTCCTCTTGAACATATTCATCCCAATCAGGCTATTTTCTGCATCTATAACAGTCCACTTTCAGAGTATGCGGTTTTGGGTTTTGACTATGGCTATTCTTTAGATTACCCTGAAGCTTTGATTATCTGGGAGGCTCAATATGGGGATTTTGCCAATGGGGCACAGGTGATAATCGATCTTTATCTTGTCAGTGCGGAATCGAAATGGGGCGTTACATCGAACATTGTTTTGCTTTTGCCTCATGGATACGAGGGACAAGGGCCTGAACATTCGAGTGCTCGGGTTGAAAGATTCCTTCAGGCATGTGCAGAGGACAACATGGTTGTTGCCCATTGCACTACTCCAGCTAATTATTTTCATGTTTTAAGAAGGCAAGTGTTACGTGGTTTTTCTAAACCCCTTGTTCTATTTACTCACAAAAGCTTGTTGCGTCATCCTCAATGTTCATCCGAAATTACAGACTTTGTTCAAGGTTCCTTCGAGGAAGTGTTGCCTGACCCCCAAGTTAACCAGCCTGCTCCAAAGGCTATTCTATGTTGCGGAAAAGTTTATTACGACTTAGTGGAGTTTAGAAAAAGCATAGGCAAACCGGATATTCCCATCATTCGAATTGAGCAACTGTATCCTTTGCACGAGAAAAAATTAAAAGAAATCGTGTTACGTTACCAACCTCGATCGCTTGTCTGGTGTCAAGAAGAGCCTAAAAACATGGGTGCATGGAGTTATATTTTACCTAGGCTGCAGGAAATATTTTCTCTTCCTATATCGTATGCAGGTAGGGAAGCTTCTGCGAGCACCGCTACAGGGACTATGGCATACCACCGGATTGAACAACAAAAGTTGCTTTCAGATGCCTTTGAAGAATGA